The window CTTCGTCCTTTTCGAGGGAGATAAGAAATTCCTCCTCCGTCGTCGTGTACTCGCTGCGCTCCGTCATCGAGAGCCAGCTGAACTCCGGCACGAGGATGCCTGGGCCGAGCGCGAGACCGAGCTGCTTGGCAAACTGGTCGCCCACGTGGAGGTCCTTCGTCAGGAGCATGAAGCCGAGGTCCGCCTTGGGCGATACCATGCTGAAGGTTAGGAGCTGGGTATCCGGCGTGGCGCGGATATTCTGCACCAGCTGCGCGAGCGCGGTCTTGGCCGCGATTTTCTCCGAGTTATCCAGAATATCCCACGAGGCGTAGTCGATCCGGAAAAAAAGATGGATTACGTGCCGGCCCTCGGCGGGCAAGACAGGCTCTAGTGTCGGTACGGTCATCATTGACCTTTATGATGTGCCTCGGCAAAAAACGATTGCAATCCTTGGTGCGGAAATTAGTTTCCGCCATCGGATAGGAATCAACTTTTTATGGCAGATCTAGCGAACAAATACGCGCAGAACGTGGGAGGCAAATTCTACGTGGACGACCAGTGCATCGATTGCGACCTGTGTCGCGAAACCGCTCCGTCCAACTTCAAGCGCGACGACGACGGCGGGCACAGCTTCGTCTACAAACAGCCCGAGTCTCCTGAGGAGGAGACCCTCTGCAAGGAAGCCATGGAAGGCTGCCCGGTCGAGGCCATCGGCAACGACGGCGAATAAGCCGCCCGACATTCCAGATTTAACGAAGGAAGGCCTCCGCCGCAACGGAGGCCTTTTTTCTTCCCCCGGTCACCCCGCACCATGGCCCTGCGCATAGAGGAAATCCGTCGCCGCGTCCTCGAGGACTGGCGCGGCCTGCCCGAGCCGATCGAGAAACCCGATCGCTGCGTCGCCGTGCCCGATGCGCTGAAAAAGCTCCTCCCCAAGCTCGGCCTCTCCGAACGTCTCAACGAGCAGGAGATCCAGAGCGCGTGGAAGGACATCGTCGGGGAGTTCCTCGCCAGCCACTCCGTCCCCTCCGCCGTCCGCGAGGGCGTCCTCACCGTCCAGGTCCTCCAGCCCACCGTGCGCTACGAACTCGACCGCAGCTGGAAACCCCAGATCCTGCAAAAACTCCAGGCCCGCTTCGGCGCCAAGGCCATCCGCGAGGTTCGCTTTCGGAGTTAAGGGCAGGGGACGAACAGAAGGTAGCGAAGGCAGCAAAGGGATTGCTCAACCCGAAGATGGCGGGACCCCGCGACCTGGAGCGCATGCAGCGAGACCAGCCTAGGAAAACAGGTTTTTACAGAGCCAAGTCCGCGAGACAGGCGCAGCCAGCGTCGCAAAGAACGCAAATGGGGTGCCTCTCGTGTGTTTGCGTGACGGCGTTTTTTAAAAAAGGGACGACCGGGTGGAGACGTAGGGTCGGCATCCTGCCGACCTGTGAGTTTTGCTACACAGTCACGGCGTTTGTCGGCGTGCTGCCTGGCGAAAAAGTCCGGCGGGCGGGACGCCCACCCTACGACCGGATTTTCGAAACGAGTCAGTCGCCTTTCGTGACAAGGGCTCTACCTCTATTCCCGCCCTCAAGCTTTAGCATCAGACTCCTGCCTTCCCAGTGCTTCCTTCCACCCTCTGCAAAACCCCGTCTTTCCCTCCCCCACCACGGCACGCGCCAAAACCCACCACGCCCTGCCACCTCCAGGTCACGCCAGCCCCTTTGCTTCCTTCGCTACCTTCCGTTCGATCGGCCTTTGAGGCCTTCCCTTTGAGTTCTTTGTGACCTTCTGTAAAAACATGTCTTTTCCGCATCACTGAAAACTCGCCGTCTCCCGCCCTGCGGGCATAACCTCCCGCCAATCCGATGATCCGCAACGTCATCCTCGACTGGTCCGGCACCCTTGCCAACGATCTCGGCCCCGTACTGGAGGCCACCAACGCTATTTTCCACGACTTCGGTCGCGCCCCGCTCACGCTCGAGGAATTCCGCCACCACTTCCGGCTCCCTTTCTCCGGGTTCTACGCTGAACTGCTCCCCGAGGCTACCACCGAGGGCCTCGAGGTTCTCTATGAGCGCTTCTTTGCCAATCTCCAGGAGCGCGTCGAACTCCTCCCCGGCGCGCGGGAATTCCTCGAGTTCTGCGCCAGCACGGGACGCCGCACCTTCCTCCTCAGCACGATCAAGAAGCACCATTTCGAAACCCAGGCCGGCCGCCTCGGTGTCTACGCCTCCTTTGAACACGCCTACGTCGAGATCATGGACAAGCGGGAAAAAATCCGCGACATCCTCCACGACCACGGCCTGAACCCTGCCGAAACCATGTTCGTCGGCGACATGGTCCACGACATCGAGACCGCCCGCCACGGTGGAGTCCTCGATGTCGCCGTGCTCACCGGCTTTGACCCCCTGGAAAAACTCACGCCGGCCCGCCCCAGCGTCATCGTCCAGGACCTCGCCGCCCTCCAGCGCCTCCTCTCCTGATTCCCTCCGCCAGACTCGCCATCGCTCGTACCACCCTCCCAAGCCACAACCCACCGCCGTGAACGAAATCTTCATCAAAGCCCTCGCCGTCGACGTCCATATCGGAGTCCCCGACGAGGAACGCGCCCAGCCCCAGCGCATCCACCTCGATATCACCATCGTTCCGCGCGTCCCCTTCGACGCCCTCGACGACGACATCACCCGCACCGTCGACTACGACGCCGCCTCGCAAAGCATCGTCCGTCTCGCGCAGGCGCGTCCCCGCCGACTCATCGAGACCCTCGCCAGCGAGATCAGCCACATGCTCATCCGCGACTATCCCGCTACCGCTGCCACCGTGGAAATCCGCAAAGTCATCCTGCCCAACACCAAATACGTCGCCGTCCGCCACACCGCCCACGCCGGGACCTAGCGCCCGGAATAACGCGTGCTTTTTCACAGTACGCTCTCTGCACGAACCGCGGTGGCGGAGTTGAAAGAAGCGCGGCCTGTGTTCGTGCACTTATGATCTCCGGCCAGCATCCAACCTCAGAGTGCTCCCAGGAAGCGCGGTGACCGGGATCAGTACAATGCGAGAGAAGCGATGACCGCAGCGCAGCCATCCTCGCAAGACCACAGACACTACCTGATCGTCCGGACCTCAGTCCCTCGTCCGCGCCTCGCTTTCCGCGCGATACCTTTCACGAGCGCCGAGCCGTCCTAAAAAACAGATCGTAGCTCGCAGGCTTCGATCCAGGCGATGCCGCTCAACCAGCGCAGACCGGCATTTCCCGGCATCTGCGATGCATCGTTCCCGTAAAAGTGCCAGGATGAAACCGAGTCGCCGCTGTCGCCTCTGGAACCCGCACCGATCAAAGCCTTTCAGCGGAAAGACGGAGCCTACCTTCAAAAAATCTTAAAATTCCTGAAAACCGCCATTGACGTTTTAGGGGAGTGCGGTACTCTTTGCCTCCCAAGTTACGCGGGTGTAACTCAGTTGGTAGAGTGCAACCTTGCCAAGGTTGATGTCGCGAGTTCGAGTCTCGTCACCCGCTCCACCTTCCACAAACTCTTGTGGAAGAGCGCATTAAAAGATCTGCCGAGGCTCTTCAGGCGGATCTCGATGCTACCGAGAAAAAGGTCGGCGAGTTGGAAAAGGAAATCGGCCCTCTACGGCGGCTGGCGGAAGTGGCGGGCAAGTTTCTAGATGCCGTTATGGATAATTGGCCGAAGCTCGGCCCCGACTTGATAGCCATGCTCAAGGAGATCGGCGAGTTGATTGGGAATAAGGACGGGCAAGAGCTTGTTCAAAAACTGGAAAAAGGCGATGCCGCGCAGCTGTTTCAGACGGGATTTCTGGTACTGGAGGCATTTTTCCTGAGGGCAGCCGCCCGAGATTTGAAGATGTGCTGCGGTTCAACGAGCTCTTCCGCTACACTCACTTGCCATACTTCCCCAAGCAGGAAAAACCATGGGGGATACTACTAACATCTTAGGAAGCGCGCTCAGACGATGCGTCTATTCAGGGAACTCAATCCAGATTCGAGCGCTTCTGGGTGGAAGGGGCGGAAAGCGTCCTTCCCGGACGGAGATAATCTCTCCTGAAAGCCATTCCTTATAGGACTTATCGTTGCAGGCATTTTCAGATATCTGAATGCTTTTCGAGTCGTCGGAGAGGTTAAAGAGACCAATCATTGCCCGATCGCTCGTTGATCGGAGCACGGCCAGATCGGGATCACGAAAGCAATTAACCAAGCCTACCTTTTGCCGATGAGATGCAAATGCTTGTTGAAGGAGAAGCTGACGCTCAGGCGGCAGGTTGTTCCAGACTTCAGAAAGCACGCTCAACCCACCGGTAAACCAGACCGCTCTGACCCAGAATTCCGCTTCATTCAATGTCAGGCCAAAGTCCTTTTCTGAAATCCCCAGCCCGGTGGTTGGCAGCTCCGCCCTGATATGTTCAAACGCTGCGATCTCGTGAGAAACGGAGACGTCGCGAGCCAATAAACAATCCGGATCGTTCTGCCACCAGGCCTCGTGCATCCACTGCCGGTAAAACGTCGGATAGGCTGCTGCGCGAATACTGCAGTTCCCCTGGGGCCATTCCACCAGATTGATAGGGGCGTACCAGCGGCCGCCCACGTCGGGTCCGATGCGCATAGCGTCACAGAGCCCAATGGCGGGACCGAGGGGACTTCCGCAAGCCAAAACAAATTTCTCCTCTCCAGCGCAGCGTCGGATCACTTCCATACCCATCCTGAAGGCCTCTGCAGTCGTCTTGGTGGGATCAAATCTATTTCCTTCCAAAACGCCGTGCATCAGAAAATCGATTTTTACATAATCAAAACCCCAGTCGTAAAAAACGCGGTTAAAAGTCTCTTCCAGCCAGTTCAGGACTTCCGGATGTGTCAAGTCCAGCCCCTTCACCTCAGCCGGACCTCCGGCATCGAGAAGACCGCCTTGTCGATTCCTGGTCTGAATAAGCCAGTCGGGGTGCTCCGCAACGAGGGTGCTTGCCGGATCAGCACTAAAGGGCGCCAACCACAGCCCGGCTTGAAAGCCCAGAGCGTGAATTTCATCCGCCATGCGCTTCATTCCCATCGGAAACTTCCCGCCAGGCTGCCAGTCACCCCAGACTCTCTGCGCGTCAACTCCGGGGCGATTCCAGCCTTCATCAATTTGAATAACCTTGATCCGTTCACCCAGAGGAGATGCCCTTAGAACTCTCGCGTTTTCGAGAATATCGTCCTCGGTCTCGCTGCCATAATAGTGATACCAGCTACACCATCCCGACATGGTCTCTGAGGATACCCTTGCGCCGAGCCTCTGGCCTGTCACCTTTGCATACTCGCTGAACAAGGCGCTCATTCTTTGCCCTGCTCCGATCAAAAGAGGGGAAATTTCCAGTTCGGCGCCCGGCGCGAGAGCGATATCCTCCCGAGGGCACACCGGGGTTAGTCTACGTACGCTCGCATCTGCGGAAAATCGGTAGAAACTGTCGCTCAGATCTTCAAATCCGGCAAGCAGACCCTCTTCATCATTTAACCCTGAAAGTGCTACACACATGTGGGACTCAAAGATTCCTTGAAACTCGAAAATCCCAACCTTCTTCGTCATGGTTTCGCTTTGTGAGAATATTCGATCCCAACCTAAGCACAAAACCCCGGAAAACGGTTCGACGGAACGAATATTGACTGCCGTTTGGCTATCATTGCGAATGATCGTTCGGACCTTGAACCATTGATCGCACTCCTCCCATGTATGGGAAATGGCGATACTATCGATCTTATGGACCCACGCGTCTTGCGACTTCTCCGTCGCCGAAACCGCACCTATGGCAACAAAACCGTCCGCAAGCTCGACGCGCGAAACTAGATCGGACAAAAGGACGCGACCTCCCAATCGCAATTCCCCGCGTTCAGAGACAAACCAATTATTTGTAACGCTCATTTGATTCTATACAGCGGAATATCGTCTCAATCCGCGGTGGAGCCTCCGACCAATATCAAGTGGCTGATCTCCAATGTGTGTTCCAATGCCAGGCTCCTCCCGCCAAACTCCAGGACCCTCCAGGTCGTTGGATCGAGCCGGGTATTCTGATTTCCGATCGCAGCCGGACCAGGCTTGAACTCTGCAAAGGGAATGTAGGCAACATGCCATTCCCCATCTCCCGGGAAAATATCCGGAACCCAAAAAGGAATGCCTTCATTTGCACCGTTCACGCCAGTTTTCGCGATGATCGCTGGCGCCCGGCCGCCTGATGCCTTTGCCCTGATCAGGATGCCGTAGGCAGTCGAAGGATCGATCGGTTTCGGCAAGGTGAATCGGGGAAATGTCCATAAACCACGGTTACCGGGGTTGCTCTCGAAGATGCTCGTGATGCGCAGAACTCCATCCGGCAACATCGAAAAGCTCGTCTTTCCTTTGCTCTGATTGGTGCGCCAATTCGCGAGGTCCGCAATGGGAAGGGGAGATTTATTTCGGTGAATGGAGAGATGTTGCTCCAGGTTACCCTCCATGACGAAGGGAACCGCCAGCGGGGAAGGTTGAGAGCCAGCCGAGGATTTCGCGGTGACGATGATAAACTTCGTCTTGGCGATATCCAACGTGTTTGACGCATCCAACTTCCAGTCAACATCAACAAACCCCATGGCTGGAACCGCCACGCTCTCCTTCTTCAGCGGTGTTCCGCCCGGAAGAGTCAGCTCCGGAATGACGTCGAGCGGATCTTTGGAAAGATTGTGGATGCGGACCGTGATTGGAAGGGCTTTCGCAGTTTCCTGGGTCACCAGATAGCGACGGGTGGAAGCCCGGGACGGAGTATTCTGCGGCAAAAGTTGAAGAACAACGGGAGAAGCGCGCCGCTCATGCACCAGAGGGTTCTGGCCGATTTTGTAGAGCCGTGCCGCCTCCGTGTCGGGGTCCAATTTTTCGCGAATCTCTGCCTCATTGGCCCACAAAAAGCCGATGCCATCGGGCAGAGGAATCTTTCCGTTGACGGGTTGAAGCTCCCGGCCATCCGCTCCCGCAATTCTTTTTCCAGTAACCGGAAGTGAAACAAGCGCCTTGGAATCAATGACACCGGTATAGAGCACCACGACTCGCTCTCCACCAGATGGGTCTCCAAAGACGCGGGCGCGTTGGAGAGATTCTCCGACACCCTTCAAGTCACCCAGGTATTTCTTTCCCCCAAGGTTCGATACGGTATTTGCATAGACGGCCATGCTGCGCAAGGGGCTTGCTTCCCGTCCGAACATGCTGAAGTTCTTGAGCCCCTCCTCGTAATAGGTGAGGACGAAGGGGAAAGCTCGGGCGACTCCGCATGCCATCGATTCCACCCCCATGCCGGATATCTCCATGGCGCTGACGGCATCCTGATCCTGAGGAGGACGAGCCGGTCCATTCACCCATGGCTTACCGTATTCAGTGAGCCAGAGCGGCATATTCTCCTTGCCCGAGATCTTCAGCCATTCCCGATACAGACCGATCATTTTCTCCATGTTTGGAGTGGAGTCATAGGAGTGGAAACTCACGACGTCCGAGTCGTCCAACATCCCATTCTCTGCGCAAGTGGTGAAATAGGGACCCGGTGGCATAGTCGCAAAAACACCACCAACGAGAGGAACCTTTGAGTCAGCTTCCTTCAATGCATAGCTGAGAGCCTTGACCATCGGAACGTATTGATCGGCCGAGGCAACCGCCAGGTCAGGCTCATTATAGACTTCCAATCCGCCCCAAATATTCTCCCAGTGCCTGGCCACGCCGCTCCACTCGGAAGCCATAACCGCTAGATTCTGGGGAAAGATCTGGCCCTTCATCATGCCAAACTTCGCTTCGTCGCGCATGACGATATCGAGAACCCTCACATTGTGGTCGGAATAAACCCTCCGCAGTGATTCCATTTTTCGCTCCCCGCCCTCCCAATTGTACTGCCCGGGACCCTTTCCAAAAATCGCACTCGATCTCTCACGCGCGATCGAGAGGCCTGTGCGAGACATGATTTTCACCAGCCCGACCCGACGCGCTGGGTCGAGCTCCAGCGAAGTCATCGAGGCGTCGACCCCAAAGAATGGATCGACGGGGCCAGCGTGAGGGTCGATACTCACTATGCCAAAGCTTTCTGCGGCCAATGGAAATACCACCTCAAAGTAGCCCTGTTTGAAAACACGCTTCAGGCTTAGTATTCCGTCCTCCCCTAGATTCGCGACACCGGAGTCTATCTGGTTTCCAGAATAATCGTTGATCACATACGGAACTTCATGTGATGGTCCCGGGCTTCCGACCTTCCACTGGAGCGTCGTGTCCGCACCGGGGGTGACAAAGAACATGCTGTAATCAAGCGGCGTAAATGCCGTTGCCGAAAGGCTGGCCAGGCTGACCTTGAAATTACTCACGACCGGCACATTGGCGTCAACTGGTTCGTGAAAATGAAAGCCTGCAGCCGATATGCCGTTCAACTGCGCCTCTGGTGGCAATACCAAATTTTCGATCGCCGGATGGCCATTGATTCGAACGGTTGCCATTCGAGTGGTGGTATCCACATCGAATTCGATATGGTTTGGACTGTCGCTATGGATTAATCCTGGCGTGGGCGCGGCGACCAAATTCCTTCCGGCTGCGAAGAGATTGTATCGGCCATCGCTGGTTACGGTGACCATGACGGCGAGATTCCGCCAGAACAGCTCGCTAAGTTTTGCCCTTCCCAGAGCCAACCCCGTCCAACTCGTACCCCGCGCATCCACATCCGCTTCAACATGAATTTTCCCGGCTATCACCGGAAATGAAAGTTGAGACGCTCCCGGTCCGTTGGCGGAAACTCCATCCTTCACCATGACAATGCTTTTCGTCGCAGTCCATTTTCCTCCGCCTTCTTCGATGTCGGTTTTATCAAGCGGTTTACCCACCTCCCGCTGAGGTGTCGGCCGGAGACCGTCAGTGAAACTGGTGACCGGGACTGTCTGGGATTGAACGGCCACCGACAGACCGAACATAACGAAAAAGTTCCACATCAGAAACTTTGAGAGTCTCGAAGTTCCGCAATGTTGATCGCCGGGAAAGGAACTCTGAATATTTGTCTGCATGGGAAGGAGGGGAATTGGCGCCTTGGATCAAGATCATGGCGGGTTTGCGCGTTGTCGCTCCTGCCGTGAAGTAAACGGACGGTATTTCGCGTTTGGGATAACACAATTCCCATTTCATGTTATACGTAATCTTGATTGGCTGGCCTTCTTCCGGGGATCGATGGGAGCCGAAGAAGATCTCGTCCGCCGCCGGACTCCGATTGGGCCGTGCTCGTTTCTTGATTAAGCTCTCGCAGACCGTTCACGAATGTGGCTGATCGTGGAATTTCCCATTATCCACTCTCCGCCGGCCATCACGACCTTGGGCGCTTTGGGTATGCCCCTTTCGTTTTTGTGGATCTGTTCAACCACGATATCAACCGCCAGCTCCCCGACCCGCTCGTAATGTTGGGCTACGCCCGATAAACCGATGTTGCTGCCGTCGCTGTGCAGGCTGGCTACACCCACCTCCGTGGGGACGGAAAACCCCTCCTCCTCCACCCAATTCTTGACGGACGAATCGAGACAGAGGATGGCATCGGGTCGATGTTTGTGAAGCCACTTTGAAAACGTCCGTTTTTGCCAATCGCTTGTCATCAGGATTGGAACTCTCCCGCTGGCAGGCGCATAGAACTGTTCAGCCGAGAAACCGGCGACCCACCTTCTGTTTACCCGCTCATCGTCGCTGGCCTGAATGGCCAAGCCAATACGCTTGTATCCCAGCTCACTCAGAGATCGGCAGGCCGTGGAGACTGTCGCCAACTGGTCGTTGACGGCTCGGTGCAACACCGGAGCTTTCATGGAATACCCGATGGCCGCACACGCGAACCAATCCCAGGCCAGATTTATCTGCGGAGGTGGCTCGGGCAACGGGGCAATGATCAAGCCAGCCACTCCACGTCCGTGGAGGATTTTGTTCGCACGCTGGTCCGTCATTCCAGGCTCGGTCAGGCAGAAATGCTCAACGCCATAGCCGAGTGCATCGGCCCGCATTCGCGCCCCTTGGAAGGCATGGACGTTTAGGGATAGATCCTTCCAATGCGCGGGATCCGGATAGGCCGTTACAAAACAAATCGTCGCAAATCCCCCGTGGGGGCGCACGCCCCGTAGCTGAGCCATAAGGGTCGACACCATAGGATTTGGGCGATATCCCATTTCATCGGCAATTTTCTGAATGCGCCGTCTCGTAGACTCGGGCAGGCTCGGGTGGTTTCGCAGCGCTCGCGAAACTGTCATGGACGATACCCCGGCCTTTTCGGCCACAGCTCTCATCGAAATTTTGACCAGTTTCATGTTACGTATATCGTTACATGATTCCGGGCGTTGTCCAGTCCTGCCCGACCGGGAGCCCGTGTATGCCGCGTTGCCTTATCGTACGCCACCCGGAGCGATGTCCCAACCACTCTTCTGCCGCCTCAACGGCGCTATTCAATATTAAAGACCTGACGGCAATCTCGTACGACAGGGCTGTTATCATCATTTGACGACATGATTTCAGCCATGTATTTCCACCATCTCTTGCAGACATCTGTGTCTGCTATTGCTGCAAATTTCTCCTCCGACTCAATCTCCAGGCAGGCAAATATTTGAGACGTCTGCTCGTCTAGAAAGATGGAATAGTTGCTCACGCCGTGCTCCTTCAGAACACGAAGCAGCTCCGGCCAGACATGGGCATGACGTTGCGCATACTCGCTTTCTTTGCCCGGAAAGACGGACATGATAAACGCTTTGCGGATCTTCGGGGAAGACATGATCAGAATAGCAAACAGCCAAGGTTAATCGTCGAACCCACGCCGGCCACATCTTTTTGATGTTATCCGTAATCTTCGCGAACGGAACCTCGCGATTCGATTTTCCCGGCAATGTTAGGTGTAACTTTAAATAGATCTCGATTGAGTTGATTCGGTCCCGGAAACCTTAACAGCGCGTTCTTATGACCAATCCGACATTTCCGGCTTCGAGCCCCGGTGCTTCAGCGCATCACGAAGAGCAGCACTGCCACAGATGCACACTGGTGTGCGGCCATCGGATTAGTGCTATTGCCGTCATGGGCGAACCGAGGCGAGATTGATGCAAGACCTGATCAAACCCTTGTCGTCCGAGGTCGTCGCATCCGAAGCATTTGGAGACGCTCGATCACGCATTCCGCAA of the Terrimicrobium sacchariphilum genome contains:
- a CDS encoding glycoside hydrolase family 36 protein translates to MSVTNNWFVSERGELRLGGRVLLSDLVSRVELADGFVAIGAVSATEKSQDAWVHKIDSIAISHTWEECDQWFKVRTIIRNDSQTAVNIRSVEPFSGVLCLGWDRIFSQSETMTKKVGIFEFQGIFESHMCVALSGLNDEEGLLAGFEDLSDSFYRFSADASVRRLTPVCPREDIALAPGAELEISPLLIGAGQRMSALFSEYAKVTGQRLGARVSSETMSGWCSWYHYYGSETEDDILENARVLRASPLGERIKVIQIDEGWNRPGVDAQRVWGDWQPGGKFPMGMKRMADEIHALGFQAGLWLAPFSADPASTLVAEHPDWLIQTRNRQGGLLDAGGPAEVKGLDLTHPEVLNWLEETFNRVFYDWGFDYVKIDFLMHGVLEGNRFDPTKTTAEAFRMGMEVIRRCAGEEKFVLACGSPLGPAIGLCDAMRIGPDVGGRWYAPINLVEWPQGNCSIRAAAYPTFYRQWMHEAWWQNDPDCLLARDVSVSHEIAAFEHIRAELPTTGLGISEKDFGLTLNEAEFWVRAVWFTGGLSVLSEVWNNLPPERQLLLQQAFASHRQKVGLVNCFRDPDLAVLRSTSDRAMIGLFNLSDDSKSIQISENACNDKSYKEWLSGEIISVREGRFPPLPPRSARIWIEFPE
- a CDS encoding ferredoxin — its product is MADLANKYAQNVGGKFYVDDQCIDCDLCRETAPSNFKRDDDGGHSFVYKQPESPEEETLCKEAMEGCPVEAIGNDGE
- the rhaM gene encoding L-rhamnose mutarotase, whose protein sequence is MSSPKIRKAFIMSVFPGKESEYAQRHAHVWPELLRVLKEHGVSNYSIFLDEQTSQIFACLEIESEEKFAAIADTDVCKRWWKYMAEIMSSNDDNSPVVRDCRQVFNIE
- a CDS encoding dihydroneopterin aldolase, which codes for MNEIFIKALAVDVHIGVPDEERAQPQRIHLDITIVPRVPFDALDDDITRTVDYDAASQSIVRLAQARPRRLIETLASEISHMLIRDYPATAATVEIRKVILPNTKYVAVRHTAHAGT
- a CDS encoding LacI family DNA-binding transcriptional regulator, producing MKLVKISMRAVAEKAGVSSMTVSRALRNHPSLPESTRRRIQKIADEMGYRPNPMVSTLMAQLRGVRPHGGFATICFVTAYPDPAHWKDLSLNVHAFQGARMRADALGYGVEHFCLTEPGMTDQRANKILHGRGVAGLIIAPLPEPPPQINLAWDWFACAAIGYSMKAPVLHRAVNDQLATVSTACRSLSELGYKRIGLAIQASDDERVNRRWVAGFSAEQFYAPASGRVPILMTSDWQKRTFSKWLHKHRPDAILCLDSSVKNWVEEEGFSVPTEVGVASLHSDGSNIGLSGVAQHYERVGELAVDIVVEQIHKNERGIPKAPKVVMAGGEWIMGNSTISHIRERSARA
- a CDS encoding DUF721 domain-containing protein; amino-acid sequence: MALRIEEIRRRVLEDWRGLPEPIEKPDRCVAVPDALKKLLPKLGLSERLNEQEIQSAWKDIVGEFLASHSVPSAVREGVLTVQVLQPTVRYELDRSWKPQILQKLQARFGAKAIREVRFRS
- a CDS encoding HAD family hydrolase is translated as MIRNVILDWSGTLANDLGPVLEATNAIFHDFGRAPLTLEEFRHHFRLPFSGFYAELLPEATTEGLEVLYERFFANLQERVELLPGAREFLEFCASTGRRTFLLSTIKKHHFETQAGRLGVYASFEHAYVEIMDKREKIRDILHDHGLNPAETMFVGDMVHDIETARHGGVLDVAVLTGFDPLEKLTPARPSVIVQDLAALQRLLS